The Chitinophagales bacterium genome contains the following window.
AAATACGCCAATCAGATGTGGTAGTGGTCTATGGTTATTTCAATCCATGGCAAAAGCTAGGGATTTTTTTTACTAAGTTTTTTTTTAAGAGACTGGTTTTAACTAGTGATGCCACATATCTGCAGGGTACATTTGAGAGCAGAGGTTGGCAATTGCGTTTGAAACCGTTTATTCAAAAGATACTGTATAATCATATTGCTAACGGACTTTGGGTGCCATCCACAGCTTCCTTGCATTACCATCACTCAATTGGGGTTCGATCAAATCAATTGGCCATCACGCCTTATGTAGTAGATGAAGAATTGATTAGTCAGGTACATGCAGCAACGCAGGTAGATGTATTTCGTCAAGCAAATGGAATTCCGCAGAATGCATTTGTATTTATCTTCTGCGCAAAATTTATCGAAAGAAAGCGGCCTTTAGATGTGATTGCCGCTTTTGTGCAAGTTGCCAACTTGGGTAAGGAAACCTACTTGATTATGATCGGAGATGGTCCGCTAAAAAAAGAAATGGAAGAGACTGTCAGGAATCTGAATATAACAGACAAAGTATTATTCCCAGGCCTGATACCTTATATGCGTTTACCTGAGTGGTACACAGCATCCAATATTTTAGTATTTAGTTCTGAGCATGAGCCTTATGGCTTACCGGTGAATGAAGCCATGTTATGTGGTATTCCGGTCATTGTGAGCGACCGGATAGGAGCAAGATTAGATTTGGTGAAAGATGGGCTTACGGGTTGGACCTACCCGGTTGGAAATATCAATGCTTTGGCTGGTTGTATGGATGATGCGATTAGTCACCCAGCGCAAGTAAAGCAAATGGGTATGGCTGCACAAGCAAACATGAACAACTGGTCAAGTGCAGCCAATGTAAGAGCGCAGATGAATTTCTTCCACAAAAAATCCTGGCTGCATTGAGGATTCTGATGCATAGTATCAGCTTTCACCCCAATATTGGCGGATTGGAAAGAGTGATGCAAGGTTTGGCAGAAGAGTGGACTGGAGCTGGGCATGAAGTGATTGTCTATACGCAAACGCCTAATAAGGCCATGAACGGATTGCACTATGAAGTGATTCGAAAGTACAATTTCTGGCAACTGTGGCAGGCGATGCGGGATGCAGACATCATCGTAGAAGCTAATATCAGTTTGTATTCCGCTTTATTAGCTACATGCTTTAGAAAAAAATGGTTTGTGATTCATCACCTACCTTATCAGCATGCGGACAATTGGAAGCAAAGACTCAAAAACCAGTTTACGAGAATTGCACAGAATATTGCGGTGAGTCAGTATGTGGCGAGTACTTTAAAAGGTGATTCTATCGTCATCCACAATTTTGTGGACAAGGAGTTCCGTATCACGAATCAACAAGAACGTCCTTTGGATTTTTGTTTTCTAGGCAGACTGGTGAGTGATAAGGGGGCTGATCTATTAATTCAGGCATTTGCTCAACTGTATCAAGAAAACAAGGAACTAAGTCTAACCATCATTGGGGAGGGGCCTGATTTTTTCTTCTTAGAAAGATTGGTAGATGACCTGGGTATTCGCGAAGCGGTTCGGTTTGCCGGGCCATTAACTGGTGATGCCTTGGTAGAAACACTCAACCAGCATAAGGTCTTGGTAGCGCCGGCAAGATGGAAAGAACCTTTTGGGTTGATCGCCTTGGAAGGTTTGGCTTGTGGTTGTAAAGTGGTTTGCAGTAATGAAGGAGGACTTGCAGAAGCAGCAGGTCAACTAGGGTTTCTGTTTGAAAGAAATAATCTGGCAGATTTGGTCAAAACCACGCAAATAGCTCTAGGAGCACCGCAGCAAAACGCATCTGCGCATCTACAAGCATTCAATAAAACTTCGGTAGCAGAAGCTTACTTGCAATATTTTAGGAGTCAACTTGCATGAGAATCCTCATCTCCAATCCTTCCAAGCAATACACGCCCTTTTTGATTCAGGCATTATTGCAAGCCGGTCATGAAGTATGGTTTGTTACCTCGTATTGGTATCGATCTTCTCATCGCATCTTGCAGTGGTTCGCAACATGGAACCAACGTTTGGCCACGGAATTACAAAAGAAACAAGATCACCGCATTCCGGAATCCATTGTGTACAGCAATCCATGGGGTAGCATCTACAAGTTTTTGGGACGATTCATTATACGCGATGTAGAGCGCTGGTCCTATTATGAAGACCGCATCCATGATCGTTGGGCCAAGGGTTTGGTGAAACGCTTGCAGCCGGATATCTTGATTGGGTATGAGAAATCTTGTGAACAAAGTTTTGCGCAAGCAAAGCAACTGGGTGTACATACGATTCTGGACTTAGCACAAGTACATACGGCATTTATTCAACAGTTGAGAAAGGATACCGATTTCTTTGCTGCTATAACAGGTACACCAACTTTGTTTGATCGCATCCATGCCATTAAGCAAGCAGAATATGCGCTGAGTGATCAAGTAATCTGTTTGTCGCGTTTTGCTGCGGATACCATGTTGCAGCAAAGTTTTCCGCAACACAAACTACATATCGCCAACTTGGGTTTTGATCCTAAACGGTTTCATCCCAAAACCGTTTATAAGAAGCCTGATACCTTACAGTTGATTTATGTGGGTATTGTGACAAAAAGAAAGGGAATGCACTTGCTGATCGACTTGATGCAATCAATACAAGATTTGCCAGTACAATTAACAGTAGTAGGGCCCTGGGGTGATGCCACCGATTTACTAAACAAGAAATCGAATTATTCGAATATTACTTATATCCCTTATCTGCACCACGAAGCATTGGCAGAACGCTTGCAGCAATCGGATGTGTTTGTCTTGCCAAGCTATTTGGATAGTTGGGCTGCTGTTGTGCTAGAAGCCATGGCTTGCGGATTGCCGGTAATTACAACCACTCAAACCGGCGCGTCGGAAGTAGTGGGTGATGATGCAGGGTTTGTCTTGACTGCAGGTGATTTGGGGGGATTAAAAAGTGCTGTGATGCATTATCTGCATCATCCGGAAGCTATTGAAGTGCATGGTCGGAATGCAGTTGCCAAAGTGCAGGAGTATGAATGGAAAAGGTATTTTCAAAAAGTGCAGCGGGTGGTGGAGCATGCTTTTGTGAATTAAGAATGAATAATTAATAATTAAGAATTGAAGAATGGGGTTTGGGAAACATGGCGATACGAAGGCATAGAGGAGCACAAATGATTCAATGATTTACCGCAGAGCTACAGAGTTGCCAGAGTTAACGCGGAGGTTTATTAGTAAAACCTCTGCGCTGCCTCATTTTCTCTGCTCCTCAGCGGTTGGAAGTGCTCTTGTGAATTAAGGAATAATAATTAGCAA
Protein-coding sequences here:
- a CDS encoding glycosyltransferase family 4 protein; the protein is MLSKLLYILDKPIQNNLPYRLMAKEKAIQSSVLYIQSGSIPGSVEAINESVTKVELGDAYNYAFLPHKLIKKLGYLIQQIRQSDVVVVYGYFNPWQKLGIFFTKFFFKRLVLTSDATYLQGTFESRGWQLRLKPFIQKILYNHIANGLWVPSTASLHYHHSIGVRSNQLAITPYVVDEELISQVHAATQVDVFRQANGIPQNAFVFIFCAKFIERKRPLDVIAAFVQVANLGKETYLIMIGDGPLKKEMEETVRNLNITDKVLFPGLIPYMRLPEWYTASNILVFSSEHEPYGLPVNEAMLCGIPVIVSDRIGARLDLVKDGLTGWTYPVGNINALAGCMDDAISHPAQVKQMGMAAQANMNNWSSAANVRAQMNFFHKKSWLH
- a CDS encoding glycosyltransferase family 4 protein, whose product is MRILMHSISFHPNIGGLERVMQGLAEEWTGAGHEVIVYTQTPNKAMNGLHYEVIRKYNFWQLWQAMRDADIIVEANISLYSALLATCFRKKWFVIHHLPYQHADNWKQRLKNQFTRIAQNIAVSQYVASTLKGDSIVIHNFVDKEFRITNQQERPLDFCFLGRLVSDKGADLLIQAFAQLYQENKELSLTIIGEGPDFFFLERLVDDLGIREAVRFAGPLTGDALVETLNQHKVLVAPARWKEPFGLIALEGLACGCKVVCSNEGGLAEAAGQLGFLFERNNLADLVKTTQIALGAPQQNASAHLQAFNKTSVAEAYLQYFRSQLA
- a CDS encoding glycosyltransferase family 4 protein — encoded protein: MRILISNPSKQYTPFLIQALLQAGHEVWFVTSYWYRSSHRILQWFATWNQRLATELQKKQDHRIPESIVYSNPWGSIYKFLGRFIIRDVERWSYYEDRIHDRWAKGLVKRLQPDILIGYEKSCEQSFAQAKQLGVHTILDLAQVHTAFIQQLRKDTDFFAAITGTPTLFDRIHAIKQAEYALSDQVICLSRFAADTMLQQSFPQHKLHIANLGFDPKRFHPKTVYKKPDTLQLIYVGIVTKRKGMHLLIDLMQSIQDLPVQLTVVGPWGDATDLLNKKSNYSNITYIPYLHHEALAERLQQSDVFVLPSYLDSWAAVVLEAMACGLPVITTTQTGASEVVGDDAGFVLTAGDLGGLKSAVMHYLHHPEAIEVHGRNAVAKVQEYEWKRYFQKVQRVVEHAFVN